The genomic DNA AGGTAACATCGGGATGCGTACTATTCTACAAAGCTCTATTTTGACTCCAGTAGAATTAAGTAATGAGCAGCATTACTCTCCGACAGAAGCAAAACGATATTAAACGTTTTAAGCGATTCGTTGTCCTCACCTTCCTGCAAACTCCACCCCAAGTCTGGGATCCTTACTGTTGTTAAAGCCTTGCACCAACAGTCGCGCAAAAACGCGTCCCTGTCTGAAGTTCGggggaaaaaataagaaaatacaTATTTAATGACCTGGTAAAGGTCTTATTCACATAGGCTTTCCATGAAATTCATCATCGATAAAAAAGGATCAATAAACGTCTTCTAGGTATTGAAAAGCCCttcaaacaaacactttttttccGATCGATGGTAGCGAATTTTATGAAGATGTTCCTAACTTACTTAAAGACGGACTTAGAACCCGTGAGATGTCTACATAAGGAACCAGTCAATATTTATCGCCTTTGGGAGGGGGTCAGATGATTATGATTCTGTCACAATAAAATGGTCAAACATTTACCTGTATTCCCTATAAGGCTCTGCAGTATTtaaattccccccccccccattggcagtcaattttctatgcCCCCCTTaaaactctgttagcgacaactgatcccccTCCATTTCCCCCCTGAATACTATATGATCCCTCAAAATATCCTCGCCCCAGCCCCCTTCTCCCTTGACAATGACTAATGACAGCTActtcatcaaaaattaattaagctATTGACGATGTCATTAAAATAATATCCATCTAGTTGATAAAAACCAACTAAATCTTCCTCggaaaatacatgtaaatcAGCAGGGCTCTCTGTGATAACGTTAATGCATGCAATAAGGtgtgttttcaagaaaattaggTCACCATTATTATCAGGCTGACATCAGTCTTAGAACCGTGCATCATACTTGAATCATATCATTATTACAATAATTACTATTGACATAAACCCTAGGAAATGTAAGCTTTTATCAGTGCCGCCATCTGACTTGATATAATTGTTCTTCCGATATTTGACACTCGGTTAGATCAAAGTATTCATTTTTAGTTGGCACCTGTTGGCAAAATTCAAGATAAATGTTCACTTTTTAAATGTGCTCTTACTGTCTTTTAATCTTCGTTGTTTACcttctttgacttttttgtCTCCCTAGCCCTTTGCTTCAAACGTTTAATATTGAATCACTCTCGACCTTTCACGATTTGAAGCTTAAAACGACAACAAGCGAAACCTTCCTGAACCGCAAGTTTCTTTGCGAGTCGCAGTACAGCAGCATTTTCATTGCCCAAAAACATATATCGGGTTATGGGGGTCTTGATCTGGGGCTGTAAGTTCTTCGACTTGATGACTGAACGCAATTTCTTCGGACGAAGAAAAATTTATCAGGCTACATgttcagttatttttatttggagGCTTTTAAGCAAGTAGTTTACTGTCAAGttcttagaaaaaaacattcatttcaCTCTTCCATTTTAATAAGTATACGGTATTGATTGTCATTTCCTGGTGTGCGCCTTTGTCATTCTTTCGCTTTCAAATACTTGGGATCTTTTTTAAGAACtgacattagaaaaaaaaacagacaattaGAAATTATGATTTCAATTATCAGCGCACCGAAAAGGAACACTGAAATACTATCAGCAGATCTCTTTAATTACACAAATCGTCTTCTCTCTGAACGGAAATAGTAGTGACTTGCACCATTTTTAATCAGTCAGAGTTTCAATAGGATTTGTTGTATAAACAGAGTAAACGAAGTACCAGGAAAACGAATTAACATTTTGGTTTATCGCGTGTGAACGACCAACTCTTCGAATAGCGGGGAGCGAAGTAAACCTGTTGGTTCCTTATCCGTCGCGAGCGGGATATGATCCATagagtttacaaaaaaaagatgacaaaaaaaaaaaagaatgacgacaaagtttttttttttccaataacgGTCGGAAAGGATGAAGACAAGCCACATAAACCACAAGGGAGGTATGGTAACCTGATATTAATTTCTGTTGAACGTAAATCAGTAAGGTTTTCACATCACATGGGAAGACTCCATCATATCTACCCACTTTTTTACCAGTGTTGTTTCTTTCATGATCCAATTTAACTAAGCCACATTTATGagttttaaaaagtgttttatCCACTCCAAATGTACCCTTATTGTAAATTTGTAACTTGTTAATTGGTATTTCCCTCCCATTTGTGAATAACCGCCTGTTTCAACCTGTTCTTGCGGTGCTACGCTTTCATTACTTTATTGAAGTATACTCTGGCCTTAGACAATCAAAGTTATGTTCgatcaaacaaatatttcagaaacTGATCCATGAAATACCCAACACTGGCCTAAAACTGTATTGAAGGCCTAagagtttttaattaaatttttattctatCCAGCAGGGCCTGTTTGTTATTCAAACTGGTAATTCATGACAGAAGTTAGAACTTTGTTCTTTCCTTAATAAAATAAACCCAATGTACTGACCGCAAAATAACTGGATTTTATTTCACCGTTCATTTTATCCCAAACCGCTATCTCTTCCACTGATACACATGAAAAGAAgttacaaatatttcaaaacacaACATTCTATCATCGCCTGTATGATCAGATGGAATAAACAAATAAGACCATTCAGGTTTTTTAGATTTCGTATTGTTTGATGCGAAATATAACGATATCAAAAACTGAATATGCCGTTTAGTTCCGCtacttcaaatgaaaaaaaattccaaaccgGATATTGGACGCATACGAATTTCTCTTGCCGTAGCTTTTCTAAGGTGTGTTTGGCAATTATTCCTTAtggcctttcttttttttatttctcctttgCCAAAcgtaaaaatcaatttaaaaaaacttcgTTCCTTATATgcaccgttttttttttatccatttcgCACAATGAATATTTGAATCGCCCATTTTCCTAAAACTATTTTAAAGATGTTCGGGGAAATTTATATCTCATTGATTTTCGCCGACGCTCGGTgctaaatgaaaaaatattatgtacaccgtaaattttttctttttttctttttcttttttaagtatATCTTTGAAATCAATTGCTAGCTAGACTCTCGCGATCGGTGTAAATTACTTCGAGCAATCGtatttcaatagcgttgaaaTATTGTCTTTTGGTGCCATTGAAGCCTGTTCTGACGTGCTATTGAAAGCATCGAATTTAGCTTTTCATCTTCACATCGGCTGACAAAATATCTGTtcgaaaaatttgttttcaacatttaacaaatattttaaaacaaaccctaaaatgaaaataattatgtcGCCGACTTTTAAATGTATTAATTCCCACGAGATCTTTTAACCTTCGTGTCAACTTTTTTCCTACCTACCTGAAAATGTAGATGATATGTCTAGATGTGGAACCGGCGCGGTGAATCCACTGACTCGCACCCGAAATGTGGGATATTTCTGTTGGCAAAGGCACGAGTGGATCCCATCTGAATGCGCGGAATTCATTCCCCGCTTTCGGAGAGTTTTTAGTTTCTTCGTTATAAAAACTCGTTGGTAATGGATCTTTGAGTTTTTCGTGCCAATATTCATCAAAATACTTGCTGGCGAGTGATTCCCTCTCGAACAGTCTGTAATTcgtggcaattttttttacatatcgATCTTTTTCCTCGAGATTCGCAGTGCTTTGCCAGAACGCGTGTCCGCACTGCAGACCTTCAAAGCGCCTGAAGTTTTCGTCTCTAGTCTTGAAAAAGTGTAAACACTCGGTCTTGTTATTTGACCAACGCCGAGCCTTCAGTTGCAGTCCTTGACCCAAAGGAAAATACATTGTGGACAAAAAGATATCGGCCAAAGAAGGCGCTCGTACGTCCACAAAAATGATCATAGCTGACATCGTGAGAGTGACAGCTAAAGAAACACAAACTATAACAAGCCGTAGGCTTGGTAGAGGCCATGAAGATGAGGTCGCCGCCGCCGGCTTCACGATCGGTTTGGGGCTACAGTTTGTGATGCTAACCTTCTTGGCAATCATTTTCAATCACTCTACAGTGTTGTGTTTATCACAGACCAGCCTCGGCTGCCTTCGACAATATGCCGTGTTCTGTGCGGAAAAAACTGACTCGGGCCTTTAGCGAATGAATACAGATTATTACTCAATAGCTCGCATTCGAATAGAATATTACTCGTACATAAAGCTGATACCAAAACCGAgaaattttggtgaaaaaaagaatatttccGCGTTGTTAGATAAAAAGTCTTTTGAAGGAAATCGACTCAAGGCGATCGTAATTCGAAACGGCGCCAGTTGTTGAGTGGTTTTCGCGATCAATTTGTGTCCGCTTTTTGGCTCTATCTTTACTTTTGTTCTATATTTTCATTAAAGCGCATAAATTACTCTGCCGTGAAAGCTGCATATTATTCTGGGGAGAATAGGAACgatgtgattggctgaaagGTACTAATAATCAGAGTATAAACAACACCCGTTCAATGAATGGAGCTACGACAGACAGAacaataaaaccaatttatGGAGCTCAAAACAGCTGTTTCGCgagtaaataatttaaaaaaattgacaacgGAGAGAAACACGCGCGTTTTTTCCGCAGATGAATACAGCTGTTTGGATTATTAAGATCTCTCTATAATTTGCCATagaatttttgataaattctgTAAGAAAGTCTCTTCCAATCTAGTCGAAAATTGTCGTGTTAAGTTTACAAAAACATGTAAGGCATAAACTGAGTCACGAATCTGCAATGAAATCTGCTCGTACTAATTCTTAAATAAATGTTGAATTCAGTTCTGAATTTTGGGGatttctgccaaaaaaaagGTCTTGGTGTTTCCTCAGGGAATTTAAAATGAGATGATTTAAATGGTCATTTTGGAAAACACTTGTTTCTACTTAGATTTGATTAATCCCTATTCTTTGGAATTGTTCAGCAATGAGGGAATCTATTTAAGCCCAAATGTCTTTTATAATCTCTTTCTCAGTTAATTGACATATTCTGTAGAGGTAAATTCGACATTTAAACATTTGCTTTCAAGTTTTGTTCCTGTTGTCTGTGAATCTAGGAGCCGATTTTGGTAGAATTTTCTGAATAATTATGAAACCAAGGGTAATAAATTACTAACTCTAAACGCTCTAAACGCACAGCTGTCGGATTGCTAGAAAGAGCACAACAAGGAGGGGAAATGGAGATCTTATGTGTGTGAAGAAAGCTTTACTCTTCCGTCTGATCTGTACAACAAATtacttatttcttttgtttaattttcttttactaaaGAGCGGTACTTGGCAATAAATGACAGAGGAAGAGAATCCGACCATTATGATGCACTCAGGTTATTATCAAtagattttccttttattcctaATGAACCAACTTTCttaaagttttcctttatttatctATGAGAACTTCCTGTCTTGAGGAAAGTCATGCTTGCATATTCAGCGGTCATTTTTCctgtcaaaacaaaatcaataaacaaactaaaaacCACGTATAAAATGCAAATATTCGTGATAACCAAAAAAAACGGTGTGTAATCTCTTCAAATTTAAGAGATAACTGAAGGTTTTGATCCAAATCTTACCTCGTCGGTTTTCATCTTAGACACTCAATATCCCAATTTAAATGAACTTTAATTCCTGATGAATACGAAGTAAATTTGGGTTTAAAATCTCATGATGTGGTATATTACAAGGTTGTGTGTGAACGGTAGAAAGTTTCGAAATAAAAGTACCCTATCCTTTACTGATGACGTTTGAACATTTGGTCGTGGGTTGTGAAGAGACtatgttttaataatttttatcaaaaattaatttcgagaaagatgttttgtttttttatacgTATTCACCGTGGATAACTGCGCTCAGTTTTAGATCAAAACAACCCAAGTTTTTACGAATAATCATAGAGGAAGGATTTATCCTTGATAAACATGAAACTcgttatttaaatttcattgagaTCACTTACATCTGCTTCATGCAATGAATCGAATTCTAAGCTTTCCCTGATTGGTTGTAACCTATCCTCTTTCAGGGTACAGATGTTTTcgaaaaatttatcattttctttgctGAGTGTTATCGCATTTTTCACACCTTCTCAAGCAAACTTAGCTAAACCAAACAGGAACAACTTTTCACAGCAAACCTAAAGGCTGGTtccaaatttttctcattttaataGTCTTTCATTACCATAGAGCAGATGCCGTTTGAGATCGAACAAGTAAGACGCCGAAATGAAGCTAAAACATTATTGACATATCCGCCCTAGCGTTCCTATTGCGATTTGTCTGTTTCCACGCCACTTTGATGTCTTCTGAGATCTGCAGCTTAAAAGACTCAAGTTTAAAACGTAAATCGTTTGGTGAGAGCTAAGTCAATGAAGCAATTAGGTCAGTTTCGGttaaagaaagaatttaaaGTTTTGTCTCATTGAAAACCTGTAAACGTTTATTACGAGCACGCAGCTTCCAAGCACCGTCCGAAACTTAAAATATACCTTAAAAATAACATGAGGGTTTGAATGATACACTTCTGCCTTTTCCCACTTCAACTATCGTGCATTCATTTTTTATGAACTCAGCCTTCTGCAAGTTACCCCAAGCAAAATTAAAGCAGTAATCCAACTCTATTGTATGCGCAGacatggtaatttagtaatgtcaactgagatgataacgtaaattggccaccgttaagagtttcgaAGGAAAGTGACATTCCGAGCGTTGGTCCTTCGTGAGCGCGAATCATTCCATCCGACTAACTTGAAACGTCATCTccgaaactcttaacggtggccaatttacgttttcaactcagtttaaTGCTAATTTACCCTGTTatgctctcccaccgacgcagcaccagtttctttagaaacttaccccttttatt from Pocillopora verrucosa isolate sample1 chromosome 10, ASM3666991v2, whole genome shotgun sequence includes the following:
- the LOC131782161 gene encoding uncharacterized protein, producing the protein MIAKKVSITNCSPKPIVKPAAATSSSWPLPSLRLVIVCVSLAVTLTMSAMIIFVDVRAPSLADIFLSTMYFPLGQGLQLKARRWSNNKTECLHFFKTRDENFRRFEGLQCGHAFWQSTANLEEKDRYVKKIATNYRLFERESLASKYFDEYWHEKLKDPLPTSFYNEETKNSPKAGNEFRAFRWDPLVPLPTEISHISGASQWIHRAGSTSRHIIYIFRQGRVFARLLVQGFNNSKDPRLGVEFAGRLAGVMAELIEENEPTPLRKFLLNVQWGIRYFIRATPLLCAQKLSTALSILSHWTSQLLNCTWSSLRMSLTSQLFACWRHLIGSGLGDLHFFGVAMLLLILHKLHMVLTPYDQMDFSQVRCQSMLMSAIERARRQNLLNQDLFLQPN